One segment of Gammaproteobacteria bacterium DNA contains the following:
- a CDS encoding glycosyltransferase family 39 protein gives MSSTTRILVILAAVCFAVLWFANLQYRDLFQTDEGRYAEIPREMVTTGDWVTPRLDGLLYFEKPVLQYWTTAVAYELFGQSNWTSRLWTALTGLLGILMTAWAGWRLFDRRTAWCAALLLASSMYYVIMGHFNTLDMGVSFFMCLSVFAFLFAMHSADANQINARRGWMYLAWIAAALGMLSKGLEAVVLPGATFIIYTLIARDWKRWKQLHVYGGIALFIVIAAPWYVLVSLRNPGFAFHFFIFEHFYRFLTPEAHRPGAWWYFVPVLLFGLLPWWPQFVRAIVGLSQRKEIQTQPGQFNHRLFLWTWCVLVFLLFSVSSSKLASYILPIFPALALLVGYELAQRRRGDLLLSALLGMAVAVATLWLAPGLLREGSAVSLPMYREFLPWLVGGCALLLIVAIAAFINAYFRQSSAATLLLAVGLFIGTQIVTSGAQAFSPVYSGRSLAAQIAPYNKPEVPFYSLNDYQQSLPFYLKRTLTLVAYQGELYYGIQRAPQQWIPDLDTFISRWQSDPQALAVMPVATYAVLQNKGVPMQIIGRDPERVAVKKP, from the coding sequence ATGTCCAGCACGACGCGCATCCTGGTCATCCTGGCGGCAGTGTGCTTCGCCGTGCTGTGGTTCGCCAATCTCCAGTACCGCGATCTGTTCCAGACCGACGAGGGCCGCTACGCGGAGATTCCGCGCGAGATGGTGACTACGGGTGACTGGGTAACGCCGCGTCTCGACGGCCTGCTGTATTTCGAGAAGCCGGTATTGCAGTACTGGACCACGGCGGTGGCCTATGAACTGTTCGGCCAGTCCAACTGGACCTCGCGCCTGTGGACTGCGCTCACCGGATTGCTGGGGATATTAATGACCGCGTGGGCGGGCTGGCGACTTTTCGACCGACGTACCGCCTGGTGCGCGGCGCTGTTGCTCGCGAGCAGCATGTACTACGTCATCATGGGGCACTTCAACACGCTCGACATGGGCGTCTCTTTCTTCATGTGTCTGAGCGTGTTCGCGTTCTTGTTCGCGATGCACAGCGCCGATGCAAATCAGATCAACGCACGCCGCGGCTGGATGTATCTGGCGTGGATCGCGGCCGCGCTCGGCATGTTGAGCAAGGGCCTGGAAGCCGTGGTATTGCCGGGCGCGACATTTATCATCTATACCCTCATTGCGCGAGACTGGAAACGCTGGAAGCAACTGCATGTTTACGGCGGCATCGCGCTGTTCATCGTGATTGCCGCACCCTGGTACGTGCTGGTGTCGCTGCGCAACCCGGGATTCGCGTTCCACTTCTTTATCTTCGAGCATTTCTACCGGTTCCTGACGCCGGAAGCGCACCGCCCGGGCGCATGGTGGTATTTTGTTCCGGTGCTGCTGTTCGGTCTTCTGCCGTGGTGGCCGCAGTTCGTGCGCGCCATCGTCGGCCTGTCGCAGCGCAAGGAAATCCAGACACAGCCGGGGCAATTCAACCACCGGTTGTTCCTGTGGACCTGGTGCGTGCTGGTGTTCCTCTTGTTTTCCGTTTCGAGCTCCAAGCTCGCGAGCTATATTCTGCCGATATTCCCGGCGCTGGCTCTGCTCGTGGGTTACGAGCTGGCGCAGCGGCGTCGTGGCGATCTGCTGTTGAGTGCGCTGCTCGGCATGGCAGTGGCGGTCGCCACTCTGTGGCTCGCACCGGGGCTGTTGCGCGAAGGCAGTGCTGTCTCGCTGCCCATGTACCGGGAGTTCTTGCCCTGGCTGGTCGGCGGCTGTGCGCTGCTGCTGATTGTGGCGATTGCAGCTTTTATCAACGCGTATTTCCGTCAGTCGAGTGCGGCTACGCTGTTGCTCGCGGTCGGGTTGTTTATCGGCACCCAAATCGTCACCAGCGGCGCGCAGGCGTTTTCGCCGGTTTATTCCGGTCGTTCGCTGGCAGCGCAGATTGCGCCGTACAACAAGCCGGAGGTACCGTTCTACAGCCTCAACGATTACCAGCAGTCGCTGCCGTTTTATCTCAAGCGCACCCTCACGCTGGTTGCCTACCAGGGCGAACTGTATTACGGCATCCAACGGGCACCGCAGCAGTGGATTCCGGACTTGGATACCTTTATAAGTCGTTGGCAGAGTGACCCGCAGGCACTGGCGGTGATGCCGGTGGCCACTTATGCTGTGCTGCAGAACAAAGGCGTACCCATGCAAATCATCGGACGGGATCCGGAGCGCGTGGCGGTGAAGAAACCATGA
- a CDS encoding formyltransferase, whose protein sequence is MTARKNATAVVFGYHNVGVRCLSVLLAHGVKVSLVVTHEDDPRENIWFGSVRRLAELNHVPVVIAENPNAPEFVAKIAALKPDFLFSFYFRFMLKAPLLAVARRGALNMHGSLLPKYRGRVPVNWAIIHGERETGASLHYMEAKPDAGDLVDQQAVPILPDDAAIEVFNKVTVAAEVVLDRCLPALLAGRAPRRPLDLKAGSYFGRRGPEDGRIDWRQPAQAVHNLVRAVAPPYPGAFSTAECKPLRVLRSHYAGEAARHPRPTLYVEEGRCYADCGDGMRIEVVVLELDGVAMDAARMAEHCGNQSLSLGDQA, encoded by the coding sequence ATGACGGCACGGAAGAACGCTACTGCCGTCGTATTCGGCTACCACAACGTCGGGGTGCGCTGCCTGTCGGTGCTGCTGGCGCACGGCGTCAAGGTGTCGCTGGTGGTCACGCACGAGGATGATCCGCGCGAGAACATCTGGTTCGGGAGCGTGCGGCGCTTGGCGGAACTCAACCACGTGCCGGTGGTCATTGCGGAAAATCCCAATGCACCGGAATTCGTGGCCAAAATCGCGGCGCTCAAGCCGGATTTCCTGTTCTCGTTTTATTTCCGCTTCATGTTGAAGGCGCCGCTGCTCGCAGTCGCGCGCCGCGGCGCGCTCAACATGCACGGCTCGCTGCTGCCGAAGTACCGTGGCCGCGTGCCGGTGAACTGGGCGATCATTCACGGCGAGCGCGAAACCGGCGCCAGCCTGCACTATATGGAAGCCAAACCGGATGCCGGCGATCTCGTGGACCAGCAGGCGGTGCCGATCCTGCCCGACGATGCCGCCATTGAAGTGTTCAACAAGGTGACGGTGGCCGCCGAGGTGGTGCTCGATCGCTGTCTGCCGGCTTTGCTTGCCGGTAGGGCGCCGCGTCGGCCGCTGGATCTGAAGGCCGGCAGCTATTTCGGCCGGCGCGGTCCCGAGGACGGGCGCATTGACTGGCGACAGCCGGCGCAGGCCGTGCATAACCTCGTGCGCGCCGTCGCGCCGCCGTATCCCGGCGCGTTCAGCACCGCCGAGTGCAAGCCGCTCCGGGTTCTGCGCAGCCATTATGCCGGCGAGGCGGCGCGCCACCCGCGGCCGACGCTGTATGTCGAAGAGGGCCGGTGTTACGCGGACTGCGGCGATGGCATGCGTATCGAAGTGGTGGTGTTGGAACTCGATGGCGTGGCCATGGATGCGGCGCGCATGGCGGAACATTGCGGCAATCAATCATTGTCTTTAGGAGATCAAGCGTGA
- a CDS encoding bifunctional UDP-4-keto-pentose/UDP-xylose synthase has product MKKILILGVSGFIGSNLSRRILETTDWEVHGMDMFTSKVEDLIGRKRFNFFEGDITINKEWVEYHVRKCDVVLPLVAVATPAVYVQDPLRVFELDFEANLPIVRYCVKYKKRVLFPSTSEVYGMCRDLGFDPYSSELILGPIPMQRWIYSCSKQLMDRVIWAYGSKQGLDFTLFRPFNWIGPGLDSIYTPKEGSSRVVTQFLGQIVRGENIKLVDGGARKRAYTYIDDGVDALMRIIENKDGVAKGRIYNIGNPVNSYSVKELADMMLEIAASIPEYRDSAKQVKLLNVKADDYYGKGYQDVENRVPNVDHTRKELGWEPKVDMQSALRRIFEFYKGDVAEARRLVEESV; this is encoded by the coding sequence GTGAAGAAAATCCTGATTCTGGGCGTGAGCGGCTTCATCGGCAGCAATCTGAGCCGGCGCATACTCGAGACGACCGACTGGGAAGTCCATGGCATGGACATGTTCACCAGCAAGGTGGAAGACCTGATCGGCCGCAAGCGTTTCAATTTCTTCGAGGGCGACATCACTATCAACAAGGAATGGGTCGAGTACCACGTGCGCAAGTGCGACGTGGTACTGCCGCTGGTGGCCGTCGCGACCCCGGCGGTTTACGTGCAGGATCCTCTGCGCGTGTTCGAACTGGACTTCGAGGCAAACTTGCCGATTGTGCGATATTGCGTGAAATACAAAAAGCGCGTGCTGTTCCCCTCGACCTCAGAGGTGTACGGCATGTGCCGCGATCTGGGCTTCGATCCATACTCCTCAGAGCTGATCCTCGGGCCGATTCCCATGCAGCGCTGGATTTACTCCTGCTCCAAGCAGCTCATGGATCGCGTCATTTGGGCCTATGGCAGCAAGCAGGGCCTGGATTTCACGCTGTTCCGGCCGTTCAACTGGATCGGGCCGGGTCTGGATTCCATTTACACGCCCAAGGAAGGCAGCTCACGCGTGGTCACCCAGTTTCTTGGCCAGATCGTGCGCGGCGAGAACATCAAGCTCGTGGACGGCGGCGCGCGCAAGCGCGCTTACACATATATAGACGACGGCGTGGATGCGCTTATGCGCATCATCGAAAACAAGGACGGCGTGGCCAAGGGGCGCATCTACAACATCGGCAATCCGGTGAACAGCTATTCAGTCAAGGAACTGGCAGACATGATGCTGGAGATCGCCGCGAGCATTCCCGAGTACCGAGACAGCGCCAAACAGGTGAAATTGCTGAACGTGAAAGCCGACGATTATTACGGCAAGGGCTACCAGGACGTCGAAAACCGCGTGCCCAACGTGGACCATACCCGCAAGGAACTTGGCTGGGAACCCAAGGTGGACATGCAGAGCGCGCTACGCAGGATCTTCGAGTTCTACAAGGGTGACGTGGCCGAGGCGCGCAGGCTGGTGGAGGAGAGCGTGTAA
- a CDS encoding NUDIX hydrolase — MAHPVTPLLAVDLIIELADRPERPIVLIERRNPPHGWALPGGFVDVGETLERAAVREAEEETGLKVCLKALLGCYSDPARDVRGHTVSAVYVAEARGEPRAGDDAGRVMLADPLKLPKLAFDHALILSDYRRYRETGMLTPLRV; from the coding sequence ATGGCGCATCCCGTCACGCCACTGCTCGCGGTGGACCTCATCATTGAACTGGCTGACCGGCCCGAGCGGCCCATCGTGCTTATCGAGCGGCGCAATCCGCCGCACGGCTGGGCCTTGCCCGGCGGTTTCGTGGACGTGGGCGAAACGCTGGAGCGCGCTGCGGTCCGCGAAGCCGAGGAGGAAACCGGGCTCAAGGTCTGCTTGAAAGCCTTGCTTGGTTGCTATTCCGATCCGGCGCGCGACGTGCGCGGCCATACAGTGAGTGCGGTGTATGTGGCAGAGGCGCGAGGCGAGCCGCGGGCGGGGGACGACGCTGGCAGGGTGATGTTGGCCGATCCGCTCAAACTTCCCAAGCTGGCATTCGATCACGCACTGATTCTGTCGGACTATCGCCGCTATCGTGAAACCGGCATGCTGACACCGCTGCGGGTTTAG
- a CDS encoding glycosyltransferase, with the protein MANKLQGIPQVSVVIPVYNEEESLPTLFARLYPAMDALGRRYECVFVDDGSHDRSAALLRAQFAQRPDVTRVVLLQSNFGQHAAILAGFSATRGERVITLDADLQNPPEEIGNLLAKMDEGYDYIGTIRRKRRDAAWRKLASHMMNRLRERITRVRMTDQGCMLRAYSREVIDAINNTSELNTFIPALAYLYATKPVEIEVEHNERQAGRSKYSLYKLIRLNFDLVTGFSVMPLQIFSITGFIITILAGILVVYMVVDRLVEGPQVQGVFTLFAIAFFLIGIALFGIGLLGEYVGRIYQEVQRRPRYLVRAILEKKNQDD; encoded by the coding sequence ATGGCAAACAAATTGCAAGGCATTCCGCAGGTATCGGTGGTGATTCCCGTGTATAACGAGGAAGAATCGCTGCCGACGCTGTTCGCGCGCCTGTATCCGGCCATGGATGCGCTTGGGCGTCGCTATGAATGCGTGTTCGTGGACGACGGCAGTCATGACCGCTCGGCCGCGCTGTTGCGTGCGCAGTTCGCCCAGCGCCCGGACGTGACGCGCGTGGTGCTGTTGCAGAGCAACTTCGGGCAGCACGCCGCGATCCTCGCCGGATTCAGCGCCACGCGCGGCGAGCGCGTGATTACTCTGGATGCCGACTTGCAGAACCCGCCCGAGGAAATCGGCAATCTGCTTGCCAAGATGGATGAAGGCTACGATTACATCGGCACCATCCGTCGCAAGCGCCGGGATGCCGCATGGCGCAAGCTGGCTTCGCACATGATGAACCGGCTGCGCGAACGCATCACGCGTGTGCGCATGACTGACCAGGGCTGCATGCTGCGCGCCTACAGCCGCGAGGTGATTGACGCCATCAACAATACCAGCGAGCTCAACACCTTCATTCCCGCACTCGCCTACCTGTACGCCACCAAGCCGGTGGAGATCGAGGTCGAGCACAACGAGCGTCAGGCCGGGCGTTCCAAATATTCGCTGTACAAGCTCATCCGCCTGAACTTCGATCTGGTCACCGGTTTTTCGGTGATGCCGCTGCAGATCTTCTCCATCACGGGTTTCATCATCACGATTCTGGCCGGCATTCTGGTCGTTTACATGGTGGTAGATCGCCTCGTCGAGGGCCCGCAGGTGCAGGGCGTGTTCACGCTGTTCGCCATCGCCTTCTTCCTGATCGGGATTGCGCTCTTTGGTATCGGCTTGCTCGGCGAGTACGTGGGGCGCATTTACCAGGAAGTCCAGCGTCGGCCACGCTATCTGGTGCGCGCGATTTTGGAAAAGAAGAATCAAGATGATTGA
- a CDS encoding DegT/DnrJ/EryC1/StrS aminotransferase family protein — protein MPEYLPFTRPSIDEETIESVAEVLRSGWITTGPKVAEFEKSLAEYLGGGRQVRSFLHATGALEEALVIAGVKPGDEVIVPAMTFAASANVALRLGAKPVLVDVDLKTRALNMDQAAAAVTSKTRAIMPVHLNGLAADLDAVYALAKKHGLRVVEDAAQAIGTAYKGRKIGSFGDLVVFSFHANKNLTTIEGGAVSLADAGEIRQLEILRFHGITKHSDGTMDVTRPASKHNMTDVAAAVGLGQLKHLDEFNKKRRELAYRYFDLLGDEKLGVVPARGDQGHSWHMFTLLPRYNRVCPDRKTLRERMHARGIGLGIHYQALNQFSLYRNMGYREGQFPNAERIGLETVTLPLFPAMAFADVERVRAALATCLEMG, from the coding sequence ATGCCTGAATATTTGCCGTTTACCCGCCCGAGCATTGACGAAGAAACCATCGAGAGCGTGGCCGAGGTGCTGCGTTCCGGCTGGATTACCACCGGACCGAAGGTGGCCGAGTTCGAAAAGAGCCTGGCCGAGTATCTGGGCGGCGGGCGGCAGGTACGCAGTTTCCTGCACGCTACCGGCGCGCTCGAAGAGGCGTTGGTGATCGCGGGCGTGAAGCCCGGCGACGAGGTGATCGTGCCGGCGATGACCTTTGCCGCGTCCGCCAACGTGGCACTGCGTCTCGGCGCGAAACCGGTGCTCGTGGACGTGGACCTCAAGACCCGCGCGTTGAATATGGATCAGGCCGCCGCCGCTGTTACTTCAAAAACCCGCGCCATCATGCCGGTGCACCTGAACGGCCTGGCCGCGGACCTCGACGCGGTGTACGCGCTTGCCAAAAAACACGGACTGCGCGTGGTGGAAGACGCGGCCCAGGCCATCGGTACGGCATATAAAGGACGCAAGATCGGCTCCTTCGGCGATCTCGTGGTGTTCAGCTTCCACGCCAACAAGAATCTCACCACCATCGAAGGCGGAGCGGTGTCGCTGGCCGATGCCGGGGAAATCCGGCAACTCGAAATCCTGCGTTTCCATGGCATCACCAAGCACAGTGACGGCACCATGGACGTGACCCGGCCCGCGAGCAAGCACAATATGACCGATGTGGCGGCGGCGGTTGGATTGGGTCAGTTGAAGCATCTGGATGAATTCAACAAAAAGCGCCGGGAACTGGCCTACCGCTATTTTGACCTGCTGGGCGACGAGAAACTGGGCGTGGTGCCGGCGCGCGGCGATCAGGGCCACAGTTGGCACATGTTCACGCTGTTGCCGCGTTACAATCGCGTCTGCCCGGACCGCAAGACCTTGCGTGAGCGCATGCACGCGCGCGGCATCGGCCTGGGCATCCACTATCAGGCGCTCAATCAGTTCAGCTTGTACCGGAACATGGGATACCGCGAAGGCCAGTTCCCCAATGCCGAGCGTATCGGCCTGGAAACCGTGACCTTGCCACTGTTTCCGGCCATGGCGTTTGCCGACGTGGAACGCGTGCGCGCAGCGCTGGCCACCTGCCTCGAGATGGGTTGA
- a CDS encoding 4-amino-4-deoxy-L-arabinose transferase — protein sequence MNLISFLLVITGVLLNAAAQLLLKAGVQHMGVIKLQLATIMAAGWKLAFEPHILGGLACYVVSVVVWILALSRVPVSIAYPMLSLGYVVTAVAAWLLLGEALSAVRITGIAVIIVGVYLVAKG from the coding sequence ATGAACCTTATCAGTTTCCTGTTGGTGATTACCGGCGTGCTGTTGAACGCCGCCGCGCAACTGCTGCTCAAGGCGGGCGTGCAGCACATGGGTGTGATCAAGCTGCAGCTTGCCACCATCATGGCGGCCGGCTGGAAACTCGCCTTCGAGCCGCACATTCTCGGCGGCCTGGCCTGCTACGTGGTGAGCGTGGTGGTGTGGATCCTGGCCCTGTCGCGCGTGCCGGTGAGCATCGCCTATCCCATGTTGTCGCTGGGCTACGTCGTGACCGCAGTTGCCGCCTGGCTGCTGCTGGGCGAAGCGCTCTCCGCGGTGCGCATCACCGGCATCGCGGTGATCATCGTGGGCGTGTATCTGGTGGCCAAAGGCTGA